From the genome of Callithrix jacchus isolate 240 chromosome 7, calJac240_pri, whole genome shotgun sequence, one region includes:
- the TEX46 gene encoding testis-expressed protein 46: MLAELIFLFRSLHGILASSGTIGAVAIWLMSCKPVLFGFLFLLLLLSNWLVKHEHKLTLPEPQQKEEEKPKASENDSKNKAKNMKEVERMHSCFALQEKVLQRLLFSEMKLKVLEDQMFIIWNKMNHHRRSSRHQNFPTKKHRMRRHESICPTLSDCTSSSPS; encoded by the exons ATGCTGGCAGAACTGATATTTCTCTTTAGGAGTCTCCATGGGATACTTGCCTCCTCAGGCACCATAGGCGCAGTGGCAATTTGGCTGATGAGCTGTAAGCCAGTCTTGTTTGGGTTCCTATTCCTTCTGCTGTTGCTTAGCAACTGGCTGGTCAAGCATGAACACAAGCTCACCCTCCCAGAGCCCCAGCAG aaggaagaagagaaaccaAAGGCTTCCGAAAACGACTCCAAGAACAAGGCCAAGAACATGAAAGAAGTTGAGAGAATGCATTCCTGCTTTGCCCTCCAGGAAAAGGTCCTCCAACGGCTTCTGTTCAGCGAAATGAAGCTGAAGGTCCTAGAGGATCAGATGTTCATCATATGGAATAAAATGAATCACCACAGGCGGTCAAGCAGACATCAGAATTTTCCCACGAAGAAACACAGAATGAGGAGGCATGAGTCGATTTGCCCCACCCTGTCTGACTGTACTTCCAGTTCCCCCAGCTAA